The Trinickia caryophylli genomic sequence TCGGAGGGCTGGCAGAGCGGTCGAATGCACCGGTCTTGAAAACCGGCAAGGCTTCACGGCCTTCGTGGGTTCGAATCCCACGCCCTCCGCCATCCCGCGCATATCGGCCTCTACCGCAACCCGCCGATCGCCGCCTTCGAAAGCCATACCCCACCAAGACGTCCCCTAGGCGAGTTTTCTCGCCTCGACGCACTGCGCTGCGATCCCGCATCGGCTCGGCGCGCGCAGACGAGGCGCCAGCCCGCAGCCTGGGCATTGCCGTTGCTCCGGTTGATCATGCCCTGACGCCACAGCGCATGACGCACCATGAATGCAGAGAAACGCCCGGTACGCGCCGCTGCGGGCGCGCCCGCCGGCACCGACCCGCAGCAGGAGCCGCATACCCTCGACGAGTGCCGTCGCTGCGGACTATGGCACGACGCCACGCAAGGCGTGCCCGGCGCGGGCCCGAAACACGCACCGATCATGATGGTCGGGGAGCAGCCCGGAGACAGCGAAGACAAAGCGGGCAAGCCCTTCGTCGGCCCGGCCGGGCAGTTGCTCGACAACGCGCTGCGCGACGCCGGCGTGGACCGGCACGACGTGTTCGTCACCAACGCGGTGAAGCACTTCAAATGGGAACCGAGAGGCAAGCGGCGCATGCACAAGACACCGGCGCAACGCGAGGTGGATGCTTGCCGTTACTGGCTCGAGCAGGAACTGACGACAGTCGCTCCCCGCGTGATCGTCGCACTGGGCTCGACCGCTCTCAAGGCCCTGCTCGACGACTCGCACGCCCGGCTGCAGGACTACTTCGGCAGGCAAACGAAGCACGGGGAGCACGGGGAGCGCGTGGTGCTGGCCACGTGGCATCCGTCCTACGCGTTACGGGCGCCCGACCCGGATACGCGGCATCGCGCCTACGACGACATCGTCACGACGCTCAGGCACGCGGGCGAAATCGCCAGGCACACCGAGGTTCATCGGCGCAACCGGTGACGCGCCCGCCCCGGCGGCCGTCCTCAGCATTGCATCTGAATGAGTCCCATCGACAGCGCCTTCATCATCGCCGCGCTGCGCGAAGTCGCGTTCAGCTTCATTTTCGCGTTCTGAACGTGAAAGTTGACCGTATGGATCGAGCAGTCGAGTATCCGGGAAATCTCCCAGCTCGACTTGCCGCGCGCAATCCACTTAAGGCATTCGGACTCGCGCGGCGTCAGCCTGGGCGCGCCCGATCGCAGCTGACTATCGCGGTGCGGCACGAACGTCTCGAACGCCGCGTCTCGAACGAGCGCCAATGCGGCCAGATGAGACTTGCAAGCCGCGCTCACCACGTCGGCGGCCCCCGCGCTCGCAAACGAAAGCATGCCGACTTCGCCCGCCGGGCCATGGATCGGAAAGGCGACGCCCGCTTTCACGCCATATCTCATCGCCTGCTCGTAGATGCCGCGCCCGTCGGCCGCCATGAACTCGTCCGCGAACCATATCTTCGGGCTCGTGCGTGCCAGGCAGTGCTGGTACACCGGGTCGATTTGCAAATAGTGGTTTTCTTCGTAGAGTCGCGACCAGGCCCGAGGATAATTGTCCCGCTGAAAAATATCCCCATTCCTCAAACCGTCCCTGAAATTAAGAAAAAACTTTGTATATTCGAACCCGCACTCCTTTCCGAGCGAAGACAGATTATCGAACCACGCCTGAATGTTGGGCGCATGGGAGAGCCCCCATGCGACGCGCGCAAACTCTTCATTCATGAAGACCTCACAGAGTGTGAGACGCTTTGAACAGCGCGCCCGCCTCCCCGACAGCGGTGACCCCGTCGCGCCATTTAGATCTGAATATATAAAGGCTCGATGTTATTTGCAACATCATTTTGCATCGGTCTTTCCTAGATAATGAAACCGTCCTTCCCAGCCACACCATATACATAAGAATCAAAAAAAATGTGTCGCACACCGGATGCCAGCGCATTACCAATTTATGCAAATTTGCTCGAATCCCCTCAACGTTTGGGAGTTCCGGCTACAAAACGGAAAAGCTCGACTAACCTGGATTGACCGGAATCGGCTGGCGAGCGCGGTTGCGTTTCGCCAGCCGCCGTTCGCGGAGCTCATCCATGAAAATGCTCAGATGCCGGGTGCTGGCCGTTGTTATCGCCGCGCTTCCGTCGTTGGTCCGACCTCAGCCGCCAGACATCTCCGTGTCGCCCGCCCCTTCGGCGTCGGCAGTCGAAACACAGCGTGCAACGCCGCAACGTCAGGCGGCCGAGCAGTCGCTGCGGATACTCGCCTCCCGCCCGTTGCTTAACACCGACCCCCGCAGCGGCAGCCGCATCCTGGATATCGACGATGTTCGCGCGCTTCGCGACGCGACGATCGGCTATGGCTTCGAAGTCCACGTCGTCGACCCGAAGCGGCTGCTGGACGGCGGTTCCATCGACGCGAGCCTGATTCGAAGCGGCGTCTGGCGCTTCGCGATATTGCTCGCCGGCAAGCCGATAGGACTCATGACCGTCGCACGCATCGATGGCCGCTGGCAGATGGTCGAAGTCGGCGCTTCCACCCTCGCAAAAGACATCGCCGACGTTGTCGGCGGCTATGCCGACGATCGCCCCGCGCCGCAAATGCGCTTCATCCGCAGCCCCCAGGCCGTCGCCGACTTCATCGAAATCATCCCGCCGCCGACGCGCGAATCGGCTTCCGCGCGCGGCTACGTTCCGCTCCTGAGTGCGAGCGAGATGATCGATCCCGCTGCGGCATCGCTCCCCGCTGCAACAACCGCCAAACGCGCCGCACGCACCGAACGCGAAATCATCGAAGCCTTGCGGACCAACGTTCGCCGCGGCATGCGAGAGCCGCGCTTCAACCGTCAGGAGTCCGCCCCGTGACCCTTTCGCCAGCCGCCCCGCTTACAGCGGGCACCCTCGTTCTCTCCCTGTTTTGCCTGCCCGCCTCGGCCGGTTCGCAACGGCTCGGCGTACCGCTCGTGCAGCAACAGCACAGCGAGTGGTGCTGGAGCGCCGATGCGAGTGCGCTCCTGGCCTTTCGCGACGTGAGCTACGCGCAATGCCGGATCGCCAACTGGGTCGACTCCGTCGACTATGCCTGCGGTCCTTATCCGTTTTATTGGAACGATCGGGCCAACGAACCCAACTATCTTGCCGGCACCACAGGCATCTCGGGCATCTTATGGTCGCTCGGGCGACGCGACTCCCGGTACTACAGCGGCCCGCTCTCGTTCGCGGCAACTCGCGCGGCAATCGGCAGCGGCGCGCCGATCACGGTCCTCTGGAGCTGGCGCTCGGGCGGCGGGCATTTCATCGTGGTCGAGGGCTATGGCGACGACGGGACGATGCTCTATTTCATGAACCCCTGGCCCGGCGAAGGGGCCGGCTACGGCAACTACCGCTGGGTCCGCTACGGCACCGGAGACATGGGCACGCACGTGTGGTCGGAATCGTTGATCGTTTACTGAATAGCGTGCGCAAGCGCGCGAGGCAGGGCGAATCGGGATGGCAAACGGCGCGGCATGACCTACCCTTCATGCAGGGTTCCGATCGCGCTCCCGCGAGCGCTCTGCACAACGTGGTGTCGCGCCATGACTGCCGCCTTTGTTCGCCGCTTACCCGCGCCGCGTGCCCGCGGGTACTGGCTGCTCCTCCCCCTGATCGGCTCGCTGCTTTTCGCCGGAGGTTGCACCTTCACGCCGCCCGGCCGTCCATCCGCGCTGACGCTGCCGCCCCCCGCGGCCGTCAACAGTGCAACGCTCGACGAATACCGGCTGAGCGTGGCCCGGCGCATCGTCGAGCGCAATCCCTCCTACGTCAACAAGCGTGCGCCGCAAGCGATGCTGCGCTCGCTCGTCGTCGTCGCGTTCACTGTCGATCGCGAGGGCAAGGTGGCATCTTCGTCGATTTATCGCACCAACGGCGACGACGAAGCCGAAGCGACTGCGCTCGCCACGTTGCGACGTGCCTCGCCGCTCCCGCCGCCGCCACCACGGCTGCTCAATCGGGTGGGGCAGATCGAGATTCTGGAAGACTGGCTCTTCAACGACGACGGCAAGTTCCAGTTGCGCGAGCTCGCCACGCCGCAGGCGCAGGCGCTGGACTGATGCCCTGACCCCTCGCAGCCGCAACATGCGGCGAAACCGGTTTGGCCGTGGTCTCCCGCGGCATCCGTACTCGCCAGTCGTAATCGGGTCGCTCCGCGCCCGCTACGGCCGGATGAAGTCTCGCCCACACGGCATGCGAGAAAGCAAGCCGCTATAATGCTGGCCACTTTGCCGGACCATCGGCTCATCCGGTCATGCTTGCGGCGCCGTGCTCACCCGGCCCGGCCGCGGCGAGCCCGCAACGCCCGGCCTCGCGCCATTCATGCGCGAATTCCAGCGTGCCCATAGTCTCTCCCGCGTCGCATCGGTGCACGAACCGCCCGAACGGCGCAGCATCGCCGTACTCACGACATCGGACGCCCGAGGCGCCGCGCCGGCACGATCGCGCGGCGCCTCGGGCGCTGGACAACAAGGAGGCTCCCATGCCGGCTTCGCCGTCATCATCCGCAATCGCATCCCCTTCGGGCGATGCCGCTCACACGACGAATCGCTCGCGCATCGTTTTCGCGAGCTTCATCGGTACGGCGATCGAGTTCTACGACTTCTATGTTTACGCCACCGCCGCCGCACTCGTGATCGGCCCGGTGTTCTTTCCGCACAGCTCGCCCACCGCGCAGGCACTCTCGGCATTCGTGACGTTCGGTCTCGCATTCATCGCGCGCCCCGTCGGGTCGTTCCTGTTCGGACACTTCGGGGACCGCATCGGCCGCAAGTCCACGCTCGTCGCCTCGCTGCTCGTCATGGGCCTTTCGACGACGCTGATCGGTCTCGTGCCGGGTTATGACGCGATCGGCGGCCTCGCACCGCTATTGCTTTGCATTCTGCGCCTGGGCCAGGGCATCGGCCTCGGCGGCGAATGGGGCGGCGCCGCACTGCTCGCCACCGAATATGCACCCGCCGGCCGCCGCGGCTGGTTCGGCATGTTTCCTCAGTTGGGGCCGTCGGTCGGTTTTCTCGCCTCGAACGGCCTTTTCTTCGGGCTGGCAGTGGCCCTCACCGACGAGCAGTTTCGCAGCTGGGGCTGGCGCGTGCCGTTCTTGCTGAGTGCGGTGCTCGTCGCACTGGGCCTCTACGTCCGGCTCAAAATCGCCGAGACGCCCGCCTTCCAGGCCGCCATCGAGCGACGCGAGCGCGTGCGCGTGCCGATCGTCTCGCTCGTGTCGCACCATTGGGCACCGACGCTGCTAGGCGCGCTGGCCATGGTGGTCTGCTATACGCTTTTTTATATATCGACCGTGTTCACGCTGTCGTACGGAGTCTCGACGCTGCACTTCTCGCGCCAAAGCTTCCTCGGGCTGCTCTGCTTCGCCGTGCTCTTCATGGCCCTGGCCACGCCGCTCGCCGCCTGGGCCAGCGATCGTTTCGGCCGCAGGCCCGTGCTGATGGCCGGAATCGCCGCCGCGATCCTTTCCGGTTTCGCGATGGCGCCGCTCGTCGGCAGCGGCTCCCCGGTACTCGTCTGCCTCTTTCTGACGATCGAGTTGTTCCTCATGGGCATCACGTTCGCGCCGATGGGCGCATTGCTGCCCGAGTTGTTTCCGACGAGCGTGCGCTACACGGGAGCCGGCGTGGCCTACAACCTCGGCGG encodes the following:
- a CDS encoding UdgX family uracil-DNA binding protein (This protein belongs to the uracil DNA glycosylase superfamily, members of which act in excision repair of DNA. However, it belongs more specifically to UdgX branch, whose founding member was found to bind uracil in DNA (where it does not belong), without cleaving it, appears to promote DNA repair by a pathway involving RecA, rather than base excision.), whose product is MNAEKRPVRAAAGAPAGTDPQQEPHTLDECRRCGLWHDATQGVPGAGPKHAPIMMVGEQPGDSEDKAGKPFVGPAGQLLDNALRDAGVDRHDVFVTNAVKHFKWEPRGKRRMHKTPAQREVDACRYWLEQELTTVAPRVIVALGSTALKALLDDSHARLQDYFGRQTKHGEHGERVVLATWHPSYALRAPDPDTRHRAYDDIVTTLRHAGEIARHTEVHRRNR
- a CDS encoding helix-turn-helix transcriptional regulator, whose amino-acid sequence is MNEEFARVAWGLSHAPNIQAWFDNLSSLGKECGFEYTKFFLNFRDGLRNGDIFQRDNYPRAWSRLYEENHYLQIDPVYQHCLARTSPKIWFADEFMAADGRGIYEQAMRYGVKAGVAFPIHGPAGEVGMLSFASAGAADVVSAACKSHLAALALVRDAAFETFVPHRDSQLRSGAPRLTPRESECLKWIARGKSSWEISRILDCSIHTVNFHVQNAKMKLNATSRSAAMMKALSMGLIQMQC
- a CDS encoding papain-like cysteine protease family protein; this encodes MTLSPAAPLTAGTLVLSLFCLPASAGSQRLGVPLVQQQHSEWCWSADASALLAFRDVSYAQCRIANWVDSVDYACGPYPFYWNDRANEPNYLAGTTGISGILWSLGRRDSRYYSGPLSFAATRAAIGSGAPITVLWSWRSGGGHFIVVEGYGDDGTMLYFMNPWPGEGAGYGNYRWVRYGTGDMGTHVWSESLIVY
- a CDS encoding energy transducer TonB family protein; amino-acid sequence: MTAAFVRRLPAPRARGYWLLLPLIGSLLFAGGCTFTPPGRPSALTLPPPAAVNSATLDEYRLSVARRIVERNPSYVNKRAPQAMLRSLVVVAFTVDREGKVASSSIYRTNGDDEAEATALATLRRASPLPPPPPRLLNRVGQIEILEDWLFNDDGKFQLRELATPQAQALD
- a CDS encoding MFS transporter, which translates into the protein MPASPSSSAIASPSGDAAHTTNRSRIVFASFIGTAIEFYDFYVYATAAALVIGPVFFPHSSPTAQALSAFVTFGLAFIARPVGSFLFGHFGDRIGRKSTLVASLLVMGLSTTLIGLVPGYDAIGGLAPLLLCILRLGQGIGLGGEWGGAALLATEYAPAGRRGWFGMFPQLGPSVGFLASNGLFFGLAVALTDEQFRSWGWRVPFLLSAVLVALGLYVRLKIAETPAFQAAIERRERVRVPIVSLVSHHWAPTLLGALAMVVCYTLFYISTVFTLSYGVSTLHFSRQSFLGLLCFAVLFMALATPLAAWASDRFGRRPVLMAGIAAAILSGFAMAPLVGSGSPVLVCLFLTIELFLMGITFAPMGALLPELFPTSVRYTGAGVAYNLGGILGASVAPYIAQMLAARGGLAWVGAYVSIAAAVSLLAVIAMRETRDISLS